One genomic region from Drosophila subpulchrella strain 33 F10 #4 breed RU33 chromosome 2R, RU_Dsub_v1.1 Primary Assembly, whole genome shotgun sequence encodes:
- the LOC119549024 gene encoding EH domain-binding protein 1 isoform X7 translates to MASVWKRLQRNFKRAAKFQFTASYHDLHLETTAKWRPSNLSIVWTRRSRRVASAPLPWEPDMMNPLVGNISWPVPDNHTISVTLFKDPRTHELEDKDWTFVIEDVTPMGKKRVLANASINMRKYASVESTQQSFTLTLKPVSKKITAASLELTISCVFLREGKATDEDMQSVVSMMSVNNNDVAPLDDLEDIPDFDNCSEITDFTQQLKHLTISLNGCIDLDTPQSVPSLSEDPTPLAESINQLHFELEGDGKGDAASKLDLSTATGATGGLSSADESLKTPNGLQPLVDSTPIKSPGEVRQPPKQTPAEPARSKTMETFDKMVTSTPLEPKASKDDAKPKKKRALFFTEKEDEQDLRVTSLKEESGNDSTKKETTKEENKSTKEASSVVVVVVPQSVKRPELQPLNLKKSYEPSPTPAPAPAPAPASVINESTGSQSGLSTSGPLNNSLKPVEKIVLKTNTPGQDLLEWCKEVTKDYHNVKVTNLTTSWRNGMAFCAIIHHFAPELIDMSQLSAHDVVGNCRIAFDAAESLGIPRVIEPREMNMLTVPDKLGVMTYLHQLRAHFTGKQLKIEQIGSTADESSYVIGDYMSDNLSQSRIVFSHPKTLLLHQNSIDEEIMGHNKSEQLSPTRKKDVKNQILNNSKNILDKVMSPTKDKNSINASQHANQSPPPPQEDSLDEGPPVGGKENISKSVIDPQAANRILTRHKLMSEKAKLMMEKLKLCNSSEAIDEERQARLREQARRLILETRVRSGGSVESPTSPTRPKLERTISPIHNGAEEFYLEQSKKLDAQEPSSPSHRLSGLKGLGVNGSPLQSFNAIVDRVSPKHEKRGDKLSYIESELEALEREQEAIDQKASSLEAKLRAVMGGNPKTEETEEQLLSQWFTLVNKKNALLRRQMQLNILEQEKDLERKHTMLNQELRAAQSVEDWRKTEVQREKERLLLEELMTIVDKRDQLVQHLHNQEKAIEDDQEIAKVLQHVDISDKDKDKCVLQ, encoded by the exons ATGGCCAGCGTCTGGAAGCGATTGCAGCGCAATTTCAAGCGCGCCGCCAAATTCCAGTTCACTGCATCGTACCACGATCTGCATCTGGAAACGACCGCCAAGTG GCGACCGTCGAACCTCTCTATCGTTTGGACCAGGAGATCTAGGCGAGTGGCCAGTGCTCCGCTGCCATGGGAGCCGGACATGATGAATCCCCTGGTGGGCAATATATCCTGGCCAGTGCCCGACAATCACACCATATCGGTCACCCTGTTCAAGGATCCCAGGACGCACGAACTGGAGGACAAGGACTGGACGTTTGTCATCGAAGAT GTCACCCCGATGGGCAAGAAACGCGTCCTGGCCAATGCCAGCATCAATATGAGGAAGTATGCCAGCGTAGAATCCACTCAGCAGAGCTTTACATTGACCCTAAAGCCAGTCTCGAAGAAGATTACGGCAGCCAGTCTGGAACTCACGATTAGCTGTGTGTTCTTGAGGGAAGGAAAGGCCAC AGACGAGGACATGCAGAGCGTTGTCTCCATGATGTCCGTGAACAACAATGATGTGGCGCCGTTGGATGACTTGGAGGACATTCCCGATTTTGACAACTGTAGTGAAATCACTGACTTTACCCAGCAACTAAAGCATTTGACAATTAGCCTGAATGGCTGCATTGATTTGGACACCCCTCAAAGTG TACCTTCGTTATCTGAAGATCCCACACCGTTGGCCGAGTCCATTAATCAATTGCATTTTGAACTAGAAGGCGACGGCAAAGGCGATGCTGCGAGCAAGTTAGACTTGAGCACAGCAACCGGAGCAACCGGTGGTCTTAGTAGTGCCGACGAGTCCCTCAAAACTCCCAATGGACTGCAGCCCCTGGTGGACAGTACGCCCATTAAGTCACCCGGCGAGGTGAGGCAGCCGCCCAAGCAAACACCTGCGGAGCCAGCGAGGTCAAAGACCATGGAGACCTTCGACAAAATGGTGACATCAACGCCGCTGGAACCCAAAGCAAGCAAAGATGATGCCAAGCCAAAGAAGAAAAGGGCCTTGTTCTTCACCGAGAAGGAGGATGAGCAGGATTTGAGGGTGACGAGTCTCAAGGAGGAGAGTGGCAATGACAGCACCAAAAAGGAAACGACCAAAGAGGAGAACAAGTCCACTAAGGAGGCCTCAtctgtggtggtggtggtggtgccaCAGAGTGTCAAGCGACCCGAGTTGCAGCCCCTGAACCTAAAGAAGAGCTACGAACCCTCGCCGACTCCTGCGCCCGCACCCGCTCCCGCACCCGCATCTGTGATAAACGAATCCACAGGATCGCAGTCGGGTTTGAGTACCTCTGGCCCGCTGAACAACAGCCTAAAGCCCGTGGAGAAGATCGTGCTGAAGACGAACACACCCGGGCAGGATCTGCTGGAGTGGTGCAAAGAGGTTACCAAAGACTACCACAATGTTAAGGTCACCAACCTGACGACCAGCTGGCGGAACGGCATGGCCTTCTGCGCCATCATCCATCACTTTGCGCCTGAGCTCAT TGACATGTCCCAGCTGAGCGCCCATGATGTGGTGGGCAACTGTCGGATTGCCTTCGATGCGGCGGAATCCTTGGGAATACCCCGCGTAATCGAGCCGCGGGAAATGAACATGCTGACAGTGCCGGACAAGTTGGGCGTGATGACCTATTTGCATCAGTTGAGGGCGCATTTCACTGGAAAGCAGCTGAAAATCGAGCAAATTG GATCCACGGCAGATGAGTCGAGCTACGTGATTGGCGACTATATGTCGGACAATTTGTCGCAGAGTCGCATCGTCTTTTCGCACCCGAAGACTTTGCTGCTGCATCAGAACTCCATCGATGAGGAGATCATGGGACATAATAAGTCAGAGCAACTCTCGCCCACTAGGAAAAAGGATGTGAAGAATCAGATTCTGAACAACTCGAAGAACATACTGGACAAGGTGATGTCGCCCACCAAGGACAAGAACTCGATCAACGCATCGCAGCATGCCAATCAGTCGCCGCCTCCGCCGCAGGAGGACTCCCTGGACGAAGGTCCTCCCGTGGGTGGCAAGGAGAACATCTCCAAATCCGTCATTGATCCCCAGGCGGCCAAT CGAATCTTAACGCGCCACAAGCTGATGAGCGAAAAAGCCAAGCTGATGATGGAAAAGCTAAAGCTTTGCAATTCCAGCGAGGCGATCGAC GAGGAGCGACAGGCTCGTCTGCGGGAACAGGCTCGTCGCCTCATCCTGGAGACGCGTGTGCGGAGCGGCGGCTCCGTGGAGAGCCCCACCAGCCCCACGAGGCCCAAGCTGGAGCGGACCATCTCGCCCATCCACAACGGAGCCGAGGAGTTCTACCTGGAGCAGTCAAAGAAGCTGGATGCGCAAGAACCGAGCAGTCCTAGTCATAGGTTAAGTGGTCTAAAGGGCCTGGGAGTGAATGGCAGTCCGCTGCAGTCCTTCAACGCAATTGTGGATCGCGTTTCACCGAAGCACGAGAAGAGG GGTGACAAGCTGTCCTACATCGAGTCGGAGCTGGAGGCCCTGGAGCGGGAGCAGGAGGCCATTGACCAGAAGGCCAGCAGTCTGGAGGCCAAGCTGCGCGCCGTGATGGGCGGCAATCCAA AGACCGAGGAAACGGAGGAGCAACTGCTATCGCAATGGTTTACGCTGGTCAACAAAAAGAACGCACTTCTCCGGCGACAAATGCAGCTGAACATACT CGAACAAGAAAAAGATTTGGAGCGAAAGCATACAATGCTGAACCAGGAGCTGCGGGCGGCGCAATCTGTGGAGGATTGGCGCAAGACGGAAGTGCAGCGGGAGAAGGAGCGGCTGCTGCTCGAGGAGCTGATGACGATTGTCGACAAGCGTGACCAGTTGGTGCAGCATCTGCACAACCAGGAGAAAGC GATCGAAGACGACCAGGAGATCGCGAAGGTACTGCAGCACGTGGATATCAGCGACAAAGACAAAGACAAATGTGTTCTTCAATAG
- the LOC119549024 gene encoding EH domain-binding protein 1 isoform X3, with protein MASVWKRLQRNFKRAAKFQFTASYHDLHLETTAKWRPSNLSIVWTRRSRRVASAPLPWEPDMMNPLVGNISWPVPDNHTISVTLFKDPRTHELEDKDWTFVIEDVTPMGKKRVLANASINMRKYASVESTQQSFTLTLKPVSKKITAASLELTISCVFLREGKATDEDMQSVVSMMSVNNNDVAPLDDLEDIPDFDNCSEITDFTQQLKHLTISLNGCIDLDTPQSGDGKGDAASKLDLSTATGATGGLSSADESLKTPNGLQPLVDSTPIKSPGEVRQPPKQTPAEPARSKTMETFDKMVTSTPLEPKASKDDAKPKKKRALFFTEKEDEQDLRVTSLKEESGNDSTKKETTKEENKSTKEASSVVVVVVPQSVKRPELQPLNLKKSYEPSPTPAPAPAPAPASVINESTGSQSGLSTSGPLNNSLKPVEKIVLKTNTPGQDLLEWCKEVTKDYHNVKVTNLTTSWRNGMAFCAIIHHFAPELIDMSQLSAHDVVGNCRIAFDAAESLGIPRVIEPREMNMLTVPDKLGVMTYLHQLRAHFTGKQLKIEQIGSTADESSYVIGDYMSDNLSQSRIVFSHPKTLLLHQNSIDEEIMGHNKSEQLSPTRKKDVKNQILNNSKNILDKVMSPTKDKNSINASQHANQSPPPPQEDSLDEGPPVGGKENISKSVIDPQAANRILTRHKLMSEKAKLMMEKLKLCNSSEAIDEERQARLREQARRLILETRVRSGGSVESPTSPTRPKLERTISPIHNGAEEFYLEQSKKLDAQEPSSPSHRLSGLKGLGVNGSPLQSFNAIVDRVSPKHEKRGDKLSYIESELEALEREQEAIDQKASSLEAKLRAVMGGNPSNNRRGSARNGNPILRLIRNSIGGGDVIRIKLLDSDDESLFGGGGAGSGGGGGSEDDDRDTSSDSVSNSGYELHTRQRPRPRSHSCFVPNVPKSVHPSTMTSPAHLRPHHVHHVVPYTHMLDSSPSALSSQQSSCDNLPACSEDDEILALAANGRAASLRRQQDRHRRRRQRRERRERRSHLCHIPSHCETEETEEQLLSQWFTLVNKKNALLRRQMQLNILEQEKDLERKHTMLNQELRAAQSVEDWRKTEVQREKERLLLEELMTIVDKRDQLVQHLHNQEKAIEDDQEIAKVLQHVDISDKDKDKCVLQ; from the exons ATGGCCAGCGTCTGGAAGCGATTGCAGCGCAATTTCAAGCGCGCCGCCAAATTCCAGTTCACTGCATCGTACCACGATCTGCATCTGGAAACGACCGCCAAGTG GCGACCGTCGAACCTCTCTATCGTTTGGACCAGGAGATCTAGGCGAGTGGCCAGTGCTCCGCTGCCATGGGAGCCGGACATGATGAATCCCCTGGTGGGCAATATATCCTGGCCAGTGCCCGACAATCACACCATATCGGTCACCCTGTTCAAGGATCCCAGGACGCACGAACTGGAGGACAAGGACTGGACGTTTGTCATCGAAGAT GTCACCCCGATGGGCAAGAAACGCGTCCTGGCCAATGCCAGCATCAATATGAGGAAGTATGCCAGCGTAGAATCCACTCAGCAGAGCTTTACATTGACCCTAAAGCCAGTCTCGAAGAAGATTACGGCAGCCAGTCTGGAACTCACGATTAGCTGTGTGTTCTTGAGGGAAGGAAAGGCCAC AGACGAGGACATGCAGAGCGTTGTCTCCATGATGTCCGTGAACAACAATGATGTGGCGCCGTTGGATGACTTGGAGGACATTCCCGATTTTGACAACTGTAGTGAAATCACTGACTTTACCCAGCAACTAAAGCATTTGACAATTAGCCTGAATGGCTGCATTGATTTGGACACCCCTCAAAGTG GCGACGGCAAAGGCGATGCTGCGAGCAAGTTAGACTTGAGCACAGCAACCGGAGCAACCGGTGGTCTTAGTAGTGCCGACGAGTCCCTCAAAACTCCCAATGGACTGCAGCCCCTGGTGGACAGTACGCCCATTAAGTCACCCGGCGAGGTGAGGCAGCCGCCCAAGCAAACACCTGCGGAGCCAGCGAGGTCAAAGACCATGGAGACCTTCGACAAAATGGTGACATCAACGCCGCTGGAACCCAAAGCAAGCAAAGATGATGCCAAGCCAAAGAAGAAAAGGGCCTTGTTCTTCACCGAGAAGGAGGATGAGCAGGATTTGAGGGTGACGAGTCTCAAGGAGGAGAGTGGCAATGACAGCACCAAAAAGGAAACGACCAAAGAGGAGAACAAGTCCACTAAGGAGGCCTCAtctgtggtggtggtggtggtgccaCAGAGTGTCAAGCGACCCGAGTTGCAGCCCCTGAACCTAAAGAAGAGCTACGAACCCTCGCCGACTCCTGCGCCCGCACCCGCTCCCGCACCCGCATCTGTGATAAACGAATCCACAGGATCGCAGTCGGGTTTGAGTACCTCTGGCCCGCTGAACAACAGCCTAAAGCCCGTGGAGAAGATCGTGCTGAAGACGAACACACCCGGGCAGGATCTGCTGGAGTGGTGCAAAGAGGTTACCAAAGACTACCACAATGTTAAGGTCACCAACCTGACGACCAGCTGGCGGAACGGCATGGCCTTCTGCGCCATCATCCATCACTTTGCGCCTGAGCTCAT TGACATGTCCCAGCTGAGCGCCCATGATGTGGTGGGCAACTGTCGGATTGCCTTCGATGCGGCGGAATCCTTGGGAATACCCCGCGTAATCGAGCCGCGGGAAATGAACATGCTGACAGTGCCGGACAAGTTGGGCGTGATGACCTATTTGCATCAGTTGAGGGCGCATTTCACTGGAAAGCAGCTGAAAATCGAGCAAATTG GATCCACGGCAGATGAGTCGAGCTACGTGATTGGCGACTATATGTCGGACAATTTGTCGCAGAGTCGCATCGTCTTTTCGCACCCGAAGACTTTGCTGCTGCATCAGAACTCCATCGATGAGGAGATCATGGGACATAATAAGTCAGAGCAACTCTCGCCCACTAGGAAAAAGGATGTGAAGAATCAGATTCTGAACAACTCGAAGAACATACTGGACAAGGTGATGTCGCCCACCAAGGACAAGAACTCGATCAACGCATCGCAGCATGCCAATCAGTCGCCGCCTCCGCCGCAGGAGGACTCCCTGGACGAAGGTCCTCCCGTGGGTGGCAAGGAGAACATCTCCAAATCCGTCATTGATCCCCAGGCGGCCAAT CGAATCTTAACGCGCCACAAGCTGATGAGCGAAAAAGCCAAGCTGATGATGGAAAAGCTAAAGCTTTGCAATTCCAGCGAGGCGATCGAC GAGGAGCGACAGGCTCGTCTGCGGGAACAGGCTCGTCGCCTCATCCTGGAGACGCGTGTGCGGAGCGGCGGCTCCGTGGAGAGCCCCACCAGCCCCACGAGGCCCAAGCTGGAGCGGACCATCTCGCCCATCCACAACGGAGCCGAGGAGTTCTACCTGGAGCAGTCAAAGAAGCTGGATGCGCAAGAACCGAGCAGTCCTAGTCATAGGTTAAGTGGTCTAAAGGGCCTGGGAGTGAATGGCAGTCCGCTGCAGTCCTTCAACGCAATTGTGGATCGCGTTTCACCGAAGCACGAGAAGAGG GGTGACAAGCTGTCCTACATCGAGTCGGAGCTGGAGGCCCTGGAGCGGGAGCAGGAGGCCATTGACCAGAAGGCCAGCAGTCTGGAGGCCAAGCTGCGCGCCGTGATGGGCGGCAATCCAAGTAATAATCGCCGGGGTAGCGCCCGAAACGGCAACCCCATCCTTAGGCTAATCCGAAATAGTATTGGTGGTGGTGATGTGATACGCATCAAGCTGCTCGACTCGGATGACGAGAGTCTGTTTGGTGGAGGAGGTGCCGGCAGTGGTGGCGGTGGTGGTAGCGAGGACGACGACCGGGACACGTCCAGCGACAGTGTCAGCAACTCCGGCTACGAGTTGCATACGCGCCAGCGCCCCCGGCCGCGCTCCCATTCGTGCTTTGTGCCCAATGTGCCCAAGAGTGTGCATCCATCGACCATGACCTCGCCCGCCCATCTGCGTCCGCATCATGTGCATCATGTTGTGCCCTACACCCACATGCTAGACAGCTCCCCGTCGGCGCTCTCCTCGCAGCAGTCCTCCTGCGACAATCTGCCCGCGTGCAGCGAGGATGACGAGATCCTGGCGCTGGCGGCCAACGGCCGGGCGGCTTCCTTGCGGCGGCAGCAGGATCGCCACAGGCGACGCCGTCAGCGGCGGGAGCGGCGGGAGCGGCGCTCCCATTTGTGTCACATCCCCAGTCATTGTG AGACCGAGGAAACGGAGGAGCAACTGCTATCGCAATGGTTTACGCTGGTCAACAAAAAGAACGCACTTCTCCGGCGACAAATGCAGCTGAACATACT CGAACAAGAAAAAGATTTGGAGCGAAAGCATACAATGCTGAACCAGGAGCTGCGGGCGGCGCAATCTGTGGAGGATTGGCGCAAGACGGAAGTGCAGCGGGAGAAGGAGCGGCTGCTGCTCGAGGAGCTGATGACGATTGTCGACAAGCGTGACCAGTTGGTGCAGCATCTGCACAACCAGGAGAAAGC GATCGAAGACGACCAGGAGATCGCGAAGGTACTGCAGCACGTGGATATCAGCGACAAAGACAAAGACAAATGTGTTCTTCAATAG